A region of Leisingera thetidis DNA encodes the following proteins:
- the phnA gene encoding phosphonoacetate hydrolase produces the protein MTTHTPVVANGRAYAAPKTCAIAICLDGCEADYLDVAIAKGLMPNLKRMREEGTDRLAHSVIPSFTNPNNLSIATGRPPVVHGICGNYLIDPDSGEEVMMNDVRFLRAPTIFSQFYEAGYRVAMVTAKDKLRALLGAGLRFHDERAVAFSSERSGETTRTEHGIDNASDWLGMDVPEVYSAELSEFVFAAGVKLLKEFKPDVMYLSTTDYIQHKFAPEQQGALDFYEMFDRYLGELDALGAAIIVTADHGMKPKHHADGSPNVIYCQDLMDDWLGKDAARVILPITDPYVVHHGALGSFATCYLPEGADQEDIIAKLRATEGITHVLTNAQAVAAFELPSDRIGDIVMISGENICIGTSEHRHDLAALKEPLRSHGGLTEQEVPFICNRVLALPERPVLRNFDAFFYATEAAAL, from the coding sequence ATGACCACTCATACCCCGGTTGTCGCCAATGGGCGTGCCTATGCTGCACCGAAAACCTGTGCGATTGCGATTTGTCTCGACGGCTGCGAAGCGGACTATCTGGACGTGGCCATCGCCAAGGGCCTGATGCCGAACCTCAAGCGGATGCGCGAGGAAGGGACGGACCGCCTGGCCCATTCGGTGATCCCGTCGTTCACCAACCCCAACAACCTCAGCATTGCCACCGGCCGCCCGCCGGTGGTGCACGGGATCTGCGGCAATTACCTGATCGACCCGGACAGCGGCGAAGAGGTGATGATGAACGATGTGCGCTTCCTGCGCGCGCCCACCATCTTCTCTCAGTTTTACGAGGCCGGATACCGCGTCGCCATGGTCACCGCAAAGGACAAGCTGCGCGCGCTCCTGGGGGCGGGTCTTCGGTTTCACGATGAGCGCGCGGTGGCGTTTTCCTCGGAACGTTCGGGTGAGACCACCAGGACAGAGCATGGCATCGACAATGCCTCTGATTGGCTGGGCATGGACGTGCCGGAGGTTTACTCGGCAGAATTGTCCGAGTTCGTCTTTGCAGCCGGCGTGAAACTCCTGAAAGAGTTCAAGCCGGACGTCATGTATCTGTCGACCACCGATTACATCCAGCACAAGTTTGCTCCGGAACAGCAGGGCGCGCTGGATTTCTACGAAATGTTCGACCGGTACCTGGGTGAGCTGGATGCGCTCGGCGCCGCGATCATCGTGACCGCGGATCACGGGATGAAGCCAAAGCATCACGCCGATGGGTCGCCCAATGTGATCTATTGCCAGGACCTGATGGATGACTGGCTGGGCAAGGATGCGGCGCGTGTGATCCTGCCGATCACTGACCCGTATGTGGTTCACCACGGTGCGCTTGGCTCCTTTGCCACCTGCTATCTGCCCGAAGGTGCGGATCAGGAGGACATCATTGCCAAACTGCGCGCCACCGAAGGGATCACCCATGTGCTGACCAATGCCCAAGCCGTGGCGGCCTTTGAGCTGCCCTCGGACCGGATCGGGGACATTGTGATGATCTCCGGCGAGAACATCTGCATCGGCACCTCCGAACACCGCCACGACCTGGCGGCGCTCAAGGAACCGCTGCGGAGCCATGGTGGCCTGACCGAACAGGAAGTGCCGTTCATCTGTAACCGGGTGCTGGCCCTGCCGGAACGCCCTGTCCTGCGCAACTTCGATGCGTTCTTCTACGCAACCGAAGCGGCCGCACTGTAA
- a CDS encoding Lrp/AsnC family transcriptional regulator: MAENDFDQFDRKILQALAEDGRISNSQLAQKIGLSPSPCWQRVRRLENEGVISGYRAILDQEKLGAPEVVMIEVVLDRHDDEILEAFGTTMERIPEVLEVHLTTGEYDYLIKVAVNGTRGYEEFLRRKLYRVPGIRHTRSSFVLRSLKNVQAYLPPGQGN; this comes from the coding sequence GTGGCGGAAAACGATTTCGACCAGTTCGACCGCAAGATCCTTCAAGCCCTGGCCGAGGACGGGCGCATCTCGAATTCTCAGCTGGCCCAGAAAATCGGGCTTTCTCCCAGCCCCTGCTGGCAACGGGTACGGCGGTTGGAGAATGAGGGGGTGATCAGCGGCTACCGCGCCATCCTGGATCAGGAAAAGCTTGGGGCGCCGGAGGTTGTGATGATCGAAGTGGTGCTGGACCGGCATGATGACGAGATTCTGGAAGCCTTCGGAACAACGATGGAACGGATCCCCGAAGTGCTGGAGGTGCATCTGACCACCGGCGAATACGACTATCTCATCAAGGTGGCCGTTAACGGCACCCGCGGCTACGAGGAATTCCTGCGGCGCAAACTCTACCGGGTCCCGGGGATACGCCACACGCGCTCCAGCTTTGTGCTGCGCAGCCTGAAAAACGTGCAGGCCTACTTGCCGCCGGGCCAGGGCAATTGA
- a CDS encoding PhnE/PtxC family ABC transporter permease, protein MTDHINAPQKWSRFKYPDSLYKHGTLLIILLFLGYSLNFLNVDIPLLLGALGGLVGVVGDRYYPPDVAYVLDRGYLAAILDTLQMSFLGGFAGVCLAIPLAWFSAWNVAPNRRVLFPIGRLGVISCRAIHETIWTILFVSVLGFGMLAGVSALTMFCIGFAGKLFADEIEAIEMGPVEAMRSAGANPFQVLIYAVVPQVRVAFTGIAIYTWDVAFRAATVVGFFGGGGMGWYLKRNVQQLENLRVAAIILSIIAMVLVAEFLSGWLRAAVNRAK, encoded by the coding sequence ATGACTGATCATATCAACGCCCCGCAAAAATGGTCCCGGTTCAAATACCCGGACTCCCTCTACAAACACGGCACTCTGCTGATCATCCTGCTGTTCCTCGGGTACTCCCTGAACTTCCTGAACGTGGATATTCCGCTTCTGCTAGGAGCTCTTGGCGGCCTCGTGGGCGTGGTCGGAGACCGCTACTATCCGCCGGATGTGGCCTATGTTCTGGATCGGGGCTATCTGGCCGCCATTCTCGACACGCTGCAAATGTCTTTCCTGGGTGGTTTTGCCGGGGTTTGCCTTGCCATCCCGCTGGCCTGGTTTTCCGCCTGGAATGTCGCACCCAACCGCCGGGTCCTGTTCCCCATCGGCCGGCTGGGCGTCATCTCCTGCCGCGCCATTCACGAAACGATCTGGACGATCCTGTTCGTATCGGTGCTGGGCTTCGGAATGCTTGCTGGGGTCAGCGCTCTGACAATGTTCTGCATCGGCTTTGCAGGCAAGCTGTTTGCCGACGAGATCGAAGCCATCGAAATGGGGCCTGTGGAGGCCATGCGGTCCGCAGGGGCCAACCCGTTCCAGGTCCTCATCTATGCCGTGGTGCCGCAAGTGCGCGTCGCTTTCACCGGAATCGCCATCTACACCTGGGATGTGGCCTTCCGTGCTGCCACAGTTGTCGGCTTCTTCGGCGGCGGCGGCATGGGGTGGTACCTCAAGCGCAACGTGCAGCAGCTTGAGAACCTGCGGGTCGCCGCCATCATCCTGTCGATTATCGCAATGGTTCTTGTCGCAGAGTTCCTGTCCGGCTGGCTGCGGGCTGCCGTCAACAGGGCAAAATGA
- the phnY gene encoding phosphonoacetaldehyde dehydrogenase, with translation MKDKIEIREEGMRIGGKVVFTEEVIEVKYPYTDEVVGTVPAGTAQHARQAFEIAANYKPGLTRYERSRILQRAGELIGERREYLAKWLTLELGICYQHAIYETRRAQDVYQFAAAQALNDDGEIFSCDLTHNGKNRKIFTKREPVKAISAITPFNHPLNMVSHKVAPSIATNNCMVCKPTELTPLTAIALADILYEAGLPPEMFQIVTGWPQDIGEEMMVNENIDIITFTGGVPVGKLIAGKAGYKRTALELGGNDPLIVCNDLSDADLEKAAAIAVAGATGNSGQRCTAIKRILVQESVAGKFVPLVLAKAKAIKFGDPQDPGTELGCVIHAQAAELFEKRVFLAEAQGAEILYNPGRRGALLPPIVVDKVPHDSELVMEETFGPIVPIVRVPDNDEEVMAISNSTAFGLSSGVCTNDLGRAIAYINGLEVGTCNIWEQPGYRIETSPFGGIKDSGNAVKEGVTEAMKFFTNVKTYSLPWPD, from the coding sequence ATGAAAGACAAGATTGAAATCCGTGAAGAAGGGATGCGCATTGGGGGCAAGGTTGTCTTCACCGAAGAGGTGATCGAGGTAAAATACCCCTACACCGATGAGGTCGTCGGCACTGTGCCCGCGGGCACGGCCCAACATGCGCGTCAGGCCTTTGAAATCGCGGCGAACTACAAACCCGGGCTGACCCGCTATGAACGCAGCCGGATCCTGCAGCGTGCAGGTGAATTAATCGGTGAGCGGCGCGAATATCTGGCCAAATGGCTGACTCTGGAGCTGGGTATCTGCTACCAGCACGCCATCTATGAAACCAGGCGGGCCCAGGACGTCTATCAGTTTGCTGCCGCTCAGGCGCTGAATGATGACGGCGAGATCTTCTCCTGCGACCTGACCCACAACGGCAAGAACCGCAAGATCTTCACCAAGCGCGAGCCTGTGAAGGCGATTTCAGCAATCACGCCCTTCAACCACCCGCTGAATATGGTCAGTCACAAGGTCGCGCCGTCGATTGCCACCAATAACTGCATGGTGTGCAAGCCGACGGAGTTGACCCCGCTGACAGCTATTGCGCTGGCCGACATTCTTTACGAGGCAGGCCTGCCGCCCGAAATGTTCCAGATTGTCACCGGTTGGCCGCAGGATATCGGCGAAGAGATGATGGTGAACGAAAACATCGACATCATTACTTTCACCGGCGGCGTTCCGGTCGGCAAACTGATCGCCGGCAAGGCAGGCTACAAGCGCACCGCGCTGGAACTTGGCGGCAATGACCCGCTGATCGTCTGCAATGACCTCAGCGATGCCGATCTCGAGAAGGCGGCAGCCATCGCCGTGGCGGGCGCTACGGGCAATTCAGGTCAGCGCTGCACAGCGATCAAGCGCATCCTCGTGCAGGAAAGTGTGGCCGGCAAATTCGTGCCGTTGGTTCTCGCAAAAGCCAAAGCCATCAAGTTCGGAGATCCCCAGGACCCCGGGACCGAACTTGGATGCGTGATCCACGCTCAAGCCGCGGAGCTTTTCGAGAAGCGGGTTTTCCTCGCCGAAGCCCAAGGCGCCGAGATCCTCTATAATCCGGGCCGCCGGGGCGCTCTCCTGCCGCCGATCGTTGTGGACAAGGTGCCTCACGACAGCGAATTGGTGATGGAGGAGACCTTTGGCCCGATTGTCCCGATCGTGCGCGTGCCGGACAATGATGAAGAGGTGATGGCGATCTCGAACTCAACCGCATTCGGTCTCAGCTCGGGCGTGTGCACCAATGATCTGGGCCGCGCCATTGCCTATATCAACGGCCTCGAGGTCGGCACCTGCAATATCTGGGAACAACCCGGCTACCGCATCGAAACCTCTCCTTTCGGTGGTATCAAGGACAGCGGAAACGCCGTCAAGGAAGGTGTCACCGAAGCCATGAAGTTCTTCACAAACGTGAAGACTTACTCGCTCCCCTGGCCCGATTGA
- a CDS encoding Na/Pi cotransporter family protein, which translates to MAILSFLVHLAGATMLLLFAVRMVRTGIERSFGAGFKRVLTENKSLWGSSLAGLSLAVVLQSSAAVALLASGFIASGILAFPAGLAIVLGGDLGSALVIQILSFKLDWLVPLLLAAGGWLFVKTEQKRWRQAGRVLMGVALILISLRFLREAMAPISGSAFLPALAEYLARDFATAFIIGAVLAFVMHSSVAAVLMCVTLVQIGAIPFDAGLSLALGANFGSALIPVWLTRGMSAEARRVPLANLLLRGGWALAALVFVNWFDVAPLKGSANPGQALIYGHLAFNATLLAAALPFCSQVQKLMVLLLPASAAGQAASPLSRPASALDRNALQDPNLAIGSLKRELLRMVEMTERMFLPILDLFDKEDPATLKAVCELDQEVNQTLAGIRHYVAQIPVSAFDASGAKSVQGLMEYAIRVESAGDVICKVLARRIEEKHQSAARFSEEGWKELVRMHEATTANLRLACNVLMSDDLESARLLVIEKTEIKRAERDSRKNHLRRLQDGRSDSFDTSNIHLETVRALRDFNGHISAIAYPILHEYGQLLETRLIMDMDSRSRQNA; encoded by the coding sequence ATGGCCATCCTCAGTTTTCTGGTTCACTTGGCTGGCGCGACAATGCTGTTGTTATTCGCGGTTCGCATGGTGCGCACCGGGATCGAGCGCAGCTTTGGCGCTGGGTTCAAACGTGTTCTGACGGAAAACAAGAGCCTTTGGGGCTCAAGCCTAGCAGGCTTGTCCCTAGCCGTTGTCCTGCAGAGCTCGGCGGCTGTTGCCCTCTTGGCCAGCGGGTTCATCGCCAGTGGCATCCTGGCCTTCCCGGCCGGGCTTGCCATCGTTCTTGGCGGCGATCTGGGGTCGGCTCTGGTTATCCAGATCCTGTCTTTCAAATTGGATTGGCTGGTGCCGCTTTTGTTGGCGGCAGGCGGCTGGCTGTTCGTCAAGACCGAGCAGAAACGCTGGCGGCAGGCGGGGCGTGTACTGATGGGCGTTGCTCTGATCCTGATTTCGCTGCGTTTCCTGCGCGAAGCGATGGCTCCGATAAGCGGCAGCGCCTTTTTGCCAGCTCTTGCTGAGTACCTTGCGCGCGATTTTGCCACCGCCTTTATCATCGGGGCCGTGCTGGCCTTTGTCATGCATTCCAGCGTTGCCGCGGTCCTGATGTGCGTGACTCTTGTGCAGATTGGCGCGATACCGTTCGACGCGGGTTTATCCCTGGCCTTGGGGGCGAACTTCGGAAGCGCGCTCATCCCGGTCTGGCTCACGCGGGGCATGTCCGCCGAAGCTCGGCGGGTGCCTTTGGCAAATCTGCTCTTGCGCGGGGGCTGGGCCCTTGCCGCGCTGGTTTTCGTGAACTGGTTTGACGTCGCCCCTCTCAAGGGCAGTGCGAATCCCGGCCAGGCCCTGATCTATGGACATCTGGCGTTCAATGCCACGCTGCTGGCTGCCGCTCTGCCGTTCTGCTCTCAGGTTCAGAAGCTGATGGTCCTCCTGTTGCCTGCCTCTGCAGCCGGGCAAGCGGCTTCGCCTCTGTCGCGGCCGGCAAGCGCTTTGGACCGGAACGCTCTGCAAGATCCCAATCTTGCCATCGGCAGCCTTAAGCGCGAGTTGCTGCGCATGGTTGAAATGACTGAACGCATGTTCCTGCCCATCCTTGATCTTTTCGACAAAGAGGACCCGGCAACGCTAAAGGCAGTATGCGAGTTGGATCAAGAGGTGAACCAGACGCTTGCGGGGATCCGGCACTACGTAGCGCAAATCCCGGTCAGTGCCTTTGATGCGTCCGGCGCAAAATCCGTTCAGGGGCTGATGGAATACGCCATTCGGGTTGAATCCGCAGGCGACGTCATTTGCAAGGTTCTCGCCCGGCGGATCGAAGAGAAACATCAAAGCGCTGCGCGCTTTTCCGAAGAGGGCTGGAAAGAACTTGTCCGAATGCACGAGGCAACGACGGCCAACCTGCGTTTGGCTTGCAACGTGCTGATGTCGGATGATTTGGAAAGCGCACGCCTCTTGGTGATCGAGAAAACCGAAATCAAACGTGCCGAGCGGGACAGCCGGAAAAACCATCTGCGCCGATTGCAAGACGGCCGGTCCGACAGTTTCGACACCAGTAACATACATCTGGAAACAGTGCGCGCTCTGCGGGATTTCAATGGTCACATATCAGCAATCGCTTATCCGATTCTCCATGAATACGGGCAACTTCTGGAAACCAGGCTGATCATGGATATGGATTCTCGCAGCAGGCAAAATGCATGA
- the phnC gene encoding phosphonate ABC transporter ATP-binding protein translates to MAVLKVTGLKVRYSAKGPEILKGIDFEVKSDDFLAIIGPSGAGKSTLIRAVNRLVEPTAGKIILLEQNVCELNARQLRELRRNVGMIFQEFNLINRMSVMDNVLSGRLGYTGNLRSLFRMFPKADVDQALYYLDRVGLSDHINKRADELSGGQRQRVGIARALMQRPKLLLLDEPTSALDPKISREVMSLIRDIARELKVPALCNIHDVQLAKEFCNRIIGMQDGYKKFDGTTETLQDKDLEEIYAMEVL, encoded by the coding sequence TTTGAAAGTCACCGGACTGAAGGTCAGGTATTCGGCGAAGGGACCAGAGATCTTGAAGGGCATTGATTTCGAGGTGAAGTCCGATGACTTCCTTGCAATCATCGGTCCAAGCGGTGCAGGGAAATCCACCCTGATCCGAGCCGTCAACCGGCTGGTTGAGCCAACGGCAGGCAAAATCATTCTGCTGGAGCAGAATGTTTGCGAGCTCAATGCCAGGCAACTGCGTGAACTGCGCCGGAATGTCGGCATGATTTTCCAGGAGTTCAACCTGATCAACCGCATGTCTGTCATGGACAATGTTTTATCCGGCAGGCTGGGCTACACTGGAAACCTGCGCTCGCTGTTCCGGATGTTTCCGAAGGCAGACGTGGATCAAGCCCTCTACTATCTTGATCGCGTAGGGCTAAGCGATCACATCAACAAGCGCGCCGATGAACTCAGCGGCGGTCAGCGCCAGCGGGTCGGAATCGCACGCGCCCTCATGCAGCGGCCCAAGCTGCTGCTATTGGATGAGCCGACTTCTGCGCTCGATCCGAAGATTTCGCGTGAAGTCATGAGCCTGATCCGGGACATCGCCCGCGAACTCAAGGTTCCCGCCCTGTGCAACATTCACGATGTCCAGCTCGCCAAGGAATTCTGCAACCGGATCATCGGCATGCAGGATGGCTACAAGAAATTCGACGGCACAACCGAAACCCTGCAGGACAAGGATCTCGAGGAGATCTATGCGATGGAGGTGCTCTGA
- the phnE gene encoding phosphonate ABC transporter, permease protein PhnE, which produces MTVIWGAVILVIAWCVSGTIIEDTDWSRIGGRSGVFAGIVRYLHLDLGLIPELIVPTLETFMMACVGTVLGCFFSLPVAWLGAANVTPSKTILYPLGRFLMVLSRSVHEIVWALIFVSAVGLGALPGILAIAMRSVGFISKITAEAIENIDAKPVEAIRAVGGNQFQVMYYGILPQIYPVVLATVIFEWDINIRRSAVMGLVGAGGLGLLFFRQMNSFNYGGVSMVIIAILLLIVLGEVISHYLRKAVI; this is translated from the coding sequence ATGACTGTGATCTGGGGTGCTGTCATCCTGGTCATTGCATGGTGTGTCAGCGGCACGATTATCGAAGACACCGATTGGTCCCGCATCGGCGGCCGCAGCGGGGTTTTCGCTGGAATAGTCCGCTATCTGCACCTCGATCTCGGCCTGATCCCCGAGCTGATCGTGCCCACACTGGAAACCTTCATGATGGCCTGTGTCGGCACTGTTCTGGGGTGTTTCTTTTCCCTGCCGGTTGCCTGGCTGGGGGCTGCGAACGTCACACCCAGCAAGACCATCCTCTATCCTTTGGGCCGCTTCCTGATGGTTCTCAGCCGGTCAGTGCATGAAATCGTCTGGGCATTGATCTTTGTGAGTGCCGTCGGCCTCGGCGCGCTCCCCGGGATCCTCGCCATCGCCATGCGCTCGGTGGGGTTCATTTCCAAGATCACCGCCGAGGCGATCGAGAATATCGACGCCAAACCTGTCGAGGCGATCCGTGCCGTTGGCGGCAACCAGTTCCAGGTGATGTACTACGGCATCCTGCCCCAGATCTACCCGGTGGTGCTGGCCACGGTGATCTTCGAATGGGACATCAATATCCGCCGCTCGGCAGTCATGGGTCTGGTTGGTGCCGGCGGTCTCGGCCTGCTCTTCTTCCGCCAAATGAACAGCTTCAACTATGGTGGCGTTTCCATGGTTATCATCGCGATCCTGCTGCTGATCGTCCTGGGCGAAGTCATTTCGCACTACCTGCGCAAAGCGGTGATCTAA
- the leuB gene encoding 3-isopropylmalate dehydrogenase: MPNPSILILPGDGIGPEVMAEVRKIIAWFGDKRGLRFDVSEDLVGGAAYDKHGKPLADETMAKAQEADAVLLGAVGGPAYDGLDFSVKPERGLLRLRKEMDLYSNLRPAQCFDALADFSSLKKDIVAGLDIMIVRELTSGVYFGEPRGIFEEGNERVGINTQRYTESEIERAARSAFELAMRRGKKVCSMEKANVMESGILWREVVTRVGKDYPEVELSHMYADNGAMQLVRAPKQFDVILTDNLFGDILSDCAAMLTGSLGMLPSASLGAPMANGRPKALYEPVHGSAPDIAGQGKANPIACILSFAMALRYSFDQGAEAGRLETAVEKVLADGVRTADLLASEGVEPVSTSRMGDAVIAALDASL; this comes from the coding sequence ATGCCCAACCCATCGATTCTGATTCTGCCCGGCGACGGCATCGGCCCCGAGGTCATGGCCGAGGTGCGCAAGATCATCGCCTGGTTCGGCGACAAGCGCGGCCTGCGGTTCGATGTGAGCGAGGATCTGGTCGGCGGCGCGGCTTATGACAAGCACGGCAAGCCGCTGGCGGATGAGACCATGGCCAAGGCGCAGGAAGCCGACGCGGTGCTGCTCGGCGCCGTCGGCGGCCCGGCCTATGACGGCCTGGACTTCTCGGTGAAGCCCGAGCGCGGTCTGCTGCGCCTGCGCAAGGAGATGGACCTCTACTCCAACCTGCGCCCGGCGCAGTGCTTTGACGCGCTGGCGGATTTCTCCTCGCTGAAGAAGGACATCGTCGCGGGCCTCGACATCATGATCGTGCGCGAACTGACCTCGGGCGTCTACTTCGGCGAGCCGCGCGGCATCTTCGAGGAAGGCAACGAGCGCGTCGGCATCAACACCCAGCGCTACACCGAGAGCGAGATCGAGCGTGCCGCCCGGTCGGCCTTCGAGCTGGCGATGCGCCGGGGCAAGAAGGTCTGCTCGATGGAGAAGGCCAACGTGATGGAATCCGGCATCCTGTGGCGCGAGGTGGTGACCCGCGTCGGCAAGGACTACCCCGAGGTCGAGCTGAGCCACATGTATGCCGACAACGGTGCGATGCAGCTGGTGCGCGCGCCCAAGCAGTTCGACGTCATTCTGACCGACAACCTGTTCGGCGACATCCTGTCCGACTGCGCCGCGATGCTGACCGGCAGCTTGGGGATGCTGCCCTCCGCAAGCCTGGGCGCGCCGATGGCAAACGGCCGCCCCAAGGCGCTTTATGAGCCGGTGCACGGCTCCGCCCCCGACATCGCGGGCCAGGGCAAGGCCAACCCGATCGCCTGCATCCTGAGCTTTGCGATGGCGCTGCGCTACAGCTTCGATCAGGGCGCGGAGGCCGGCAGGCTGGAGACCGCGGTGGAGAAGGTGCTGGCCGACGGCGTGCGCACCGCAGACCTCTTGGCCAGCGAGGGGGTTGAGCCTGTTTCCACCAGCCGGATGGGCGACGCGGTGATTGCCGCGCTGGACGCAAGCCTCTGA